The nucleotide sequence TCGACCATATAGGAGCATTCCCAAGCATTGCTGCCTCTTATCCTATTCATCAGATCTATCGCTCTGCATTGGAGTACCCGACAAATACGAATCAGGCAGCGCTTATGGCTGCTGAAGTAAAACAAATTCCTACAACCATTCTTGCAGAGGGTGATACATTCACCTTTGGAGAAGAGATTGAGGTTGCAGTGTTCAATCCTCCACGTGAAATAGTGTATCCCAAAAACTTCCCAGACAATTCAACGCAATTCGTGAATAATCATTCACTTGCCCTGCAGTTTCAATATGGTAGTTCTACTGCATGGTTCTCCGGTGATTTGTATATGATCCAAGAACGTAAACTTATTCAGAAGTATGGAGATGCAATCCAGAGTGATGTTGCAAAAGCCAATCATCATGGAGGGGATACTTCGAATAGTCTTCGTTGGATTCGTACCCTTGATGCAGATATTGTGGTGGCAATGCACGACCAGCTCGACAGCATGACAGTTTACAACAACTACAAGAAGTATGGAGCTGAATACCATCTTACTCTGAATGATGGGTTGGTGAAGGTTGTCATGGATGATGATAAACACTATCAGGTGTTTGATACAAAAGAAAGTTGGATGAATTAAGATAAGAAAAGTTACTCATAATCGGGTAGGAGGATGAGCCTTAATGGCTCATCCGACCTCCCACAGAACCGTACGTACCGTTCGGTATACGGCTCCTCGTCAGTTCACGCACTCTCGGGCATATAAGCCAGAGAACCATCGCCATCCCATCGCATAGAGCTTCTTGTTGTTCAATGTCGTCGTAAGTATCCAAGAGCCAGCCACTCTCCAGTAACCTAATCTGGAGTTAGCCCATTCATACGCCTTCTGTTTTGCAACACCGAGCTTCATCAGCCTCTTGTACCGGGTCCTTATCCGCTTCCACATCTTCCAGTACAGCATCCGTATCCGCCTTCTCAGCCATTGGTCAATCCCTTC is from uncultured Sphaerochaeta sp. and encodes:
- a CDS encoding MBL fold metallo-hydrolase; its protein translation is MQRKRNVVIVLLLFMALSLFASNLLVRHPGDFAIYFLDLEVSETAEDKSGDATILISPEGQVMLLDCGHPESAPQVQEALNALGVEEIDIFVASHPHIDHIGAFPSIAASYPIHQIYRSALEYPTNTNQAALMAAEVKQIPTTILAEGDTFTFGEEIEVAVFNPPREIVYPKNFPDNSTQFVNNHSLALQFQYGSSTAWFSGDLYMIQERKLIQKYGDAIQSDVAKANHHGGDTSNSLRWIRTLDADIVVAMHDQLDSMTVYNNYKKYGAEYHLTLNDGLVKVVMDDDKHYQVFDTKESWMN